The Medicago truncatula cultivar Jemalong A17 chromosome 4, MtrunA17r5.0-ANR, whole genome shotgun sequence genome includes a region encoding these proteins:
- the LOC25493385 gene encoding DNA-binding protein DDB_G0278111: MADPELEAIRQRRMQELMGRHGTAGNQPNPEQQSAQEDAKREAEERRQMMLSQILSAEARERLARIALVKPEKAKGVEDVILRAAQMGQIAEKVTEERLITLLEQINSQTAKQTKVTITRRRSVLEDDD; encoded by the exons ATG GCTGATCCTGAGCTTGAAGCAATCAGACAGAGAAGGATGCAGGAGCTTATGGGCCGACATGGCACTGCG GGAAATCAGCCAAACCCTGAACAACAGAGTGCTCAGGAAGATGCAAAGAG ggAGGCAGAGGAGAGAAGACAAATGATGCTTAGTCAGATATTGTCTGCTGAAGCACGAGAAAGAC TTGCTCGAATTGCTTTGGTGAAACCAGAGAAAGCAAAAGGTGTTGAAGATGTTATATTGAGAGCTGCTCAAATGGGTCAGATAGCTGAAAAG GTTACTGAAGAAAGACTCATAACACTGCTGGAGCAGATTAACAGCCAAACAGCAAAGCAGACAAAAGTTACA ATAACGAGACGTCGAAGTGTTCTTGAGGATGATGATTAG
- the LOC112420917 gene encoding uncharacterized protein, whose product MVGDGADTLFWHDLWLGGVSFRVRFSRLFELAVGKSCTVSYMSSYGWDVGGRVGGGEGYTVSNAYQLLTSQDSPQVDSVEALVWYIHVPIKVSIFAWRLLRDRLPTRTNLVHRGVLPGAAAGCLSGCGVIETSQHLFISVIFMALFGIRWYASKALFFAACSVVFYVDHME is encoded by the exons ATGGTGGGTGATGGGGCTGATACGTTATTTTGGCATGACCTTTGGTTAGGAGGAGTGTCGTTTCGAGTGCGTTTCAGTCGCCTTTTTGAGCTTGCGGTTGGTAAATCTTGTACGGTGTCTTATATGTCGTCGTATGGTTGGGATGTTGGGGGGCGGGTTGGAGGTGGAGAAG GTTACACCGTTAGCAACGCTTATCAACTTTTAACTTCTCAGGACAGCCCTCAGGTGGATAGTGTCGAGGCTCTAGTTTGGTATATTCACGTTCCTATTAAAGTTTCCATTTTTGCTTGGAGGTTGTTACGGGACCGGCTGCCAACTCGGACAAACTTGGTGCATCGTGGAGTTCTTCCCGGAGCCGCGGCTGGCTGTTTGTCGGGGTGTGGTGTTATTGAGACTTCTCAACATTTATTCATATCTGTGATTTTTATGGCACTCTTTGGCATAAG GTGGTATGCGAGCAAGGCGCTCTTTTTTGCAGCTTGTTCGGTTGTTTTTTACGTGGATCATATGGAATGA
- the LOC25493386 gene encoding two-pore potassium channel 3 — protein sequence MEKEPLLPSYFSPRKKLSPLPSQLFPLPENDEMVLPVTPSEFKDRLIFGPSPRDPSPLSDALTLSRNSPSSSSHDFDSSQQSQQQQLSSWLIDPNYPWRKTNLHRSRTAPAMAVISDFNHHASDKRPQFGSQSIVHQAVILLVLYLALGVVIYWFNRHNFTATETHPIVDALYFCIVTMCTIGYGDITPNSTATKIFSILFVLIGFGFIDILLSGMVSYVLDLQENHLLRTVKGRGAKDGRSYIVDVKKGRMRIRMKVALALGVVVLCIGLGVTVMHFVERLGWVDSFYLSVMSVTTVGYGDHAFKTLHGRIFAAIWLLVSTLAVARAFLYLAEARVDKRHRRMAKWILGQDMTVAEFLAADMDNNGFVSKSEYVIYKLKEMGKVTEKDIMQISEKFDRLDTGNCGKITLGDLMEGHS from the exons ATGGAAAAGGAGCCACTGCTCCCATCATATTTCAGCCCCAGAAAGAAGCTTTCACCATTACCATCTCAACTTTTTCCTTTACCAGAAAACGATGAAATGGTTCTTCCTGTTACCCCTTCTGAGTTCAAGGATCGTCTCATTTTTGGTCCTTCACCAAGAGACCCTTCACCTTTGTCTGATGCCTTAACACTTTCACGTAATTCACCAAGTTCCTCTTCACATGATTTTGATTCATCACAACagtctcaacaacaacaattgtcTTCTTGGTTAATTGATCCTAATTATCCATGGAGGAAAACAAATTTACATCGGTCGAGAACCGCGCCAGCGATGGCTGTTATTAGTGATTTTAATCATCATGCATCTGATAAAAGACCTCAATTTGGTAGTCAATCTATTGTTCATCAAGCTGTTATTCTTCTTGTTCTTTATTTGGCTTTAGGGGTTGTTATTTATTGGTTTAATCGGCATAATTTTACAGCAACTGAAACTCATCCTATAGTTGATgcattgtatttttgtatagTTACAATGTGTACAATAGGGTATGGTGATATTACACCTAATAGTACTGCAACCAAGATTTTCTCTATATTGTTTGTGTTGATTGGTTTTGGTTTTATTGATATACTGCTAAGTGGAATGGTTAGTTATGTTCTTGATTTGCAAGAGAATCATTTGTTGAGGACAGTGAAGGGAAGAGGGGCGAAGGATGGGAGGTCATATATAGTTGATGTGAAGAAAGGGAGGATGAGGATTAGGATGAAGGTGGCATTGGCATTGGGGGTAGTGGTACTTTGTATTGGACTCGGTGTCACGGTTATGCATTTTGTTGAAAGGCTTGGATGGGTAGATTCTTTTTATCTTTCGGTTATGTCTGTTACGACAGTTGGGTATGGTGATCATGCTTTCAAGACTTTGCATGGTCGTATCTTCGCCGCAATATGGTTGCTCGTGTCTACGCTTGCGGTTGCCCGAGCGTTCCTTTATTTGGCTGAGGCGAGAGTGGATAAGCGGCATAGGAGGATGGCTAAGTGGATTCTTGGTCAGGATATGACCGTTGCTGAGTTTCTTGCTGCTGACATGGACAATAATGGATTTGTGAG TAAATCAGAATACGTTATATACAAGCTCAAGGAGATGGGAAAAGTGACGGAGAAGGACATCATGCAGATCAGTGAGAAGTTTGATAGACTAGATACCGGAAACTGTGGAAAAATAACACTTGGTGATCTCATGGAGGGTCATAGTTGA
- the LOC25493387 gene encoding WRKY transcription factor 28, translating into MSDEPKPYFQDFMLDQGSNMYSCEKQFSTFHNLDSSQPNYFDPSSYNMSFTESLQGGNMDHYNSPLATSFGVLSPSSSEVFSSVDQGNQKPSAGELGGGDQTLATLNSSISNSSSSEAGGVEEEDSGKRKKNIGQVKEEPGQESSKNGNNKVDKKKGEKKQKEPRFAFMTKSEVDQLEDGYRWRKYGQKAVKNSPYPRSYYRCTTQKCTVKKRVERSYEDPTTVITTYEGQHNHPVPTSLRGNAAAMFTPSNLLSTPTPFSYGSNFPQDLLLHMHHHNTFNITQPTTHTTNNVAGSVYSHNNINNSFLQQYQQQLPPDQYGLLQDIVPSMFLNRTNHN; encoded by the exons atgtCTGATGAACCTAAACCTTATTTCCAAGACTTTATGCTAGATCAAGGATCTAACATGTACTCAtgtgaaaaacaattttcaaccTTTCATAACTTAGATTCATCACAACCTAATTACTTTGATCCATCATCTTATAATATGAGTTTCACAGAAAGTTTACAAGGAGGAAACATGGATCACTACAATTCACCACTTGCAACTTCTTTTGGAGTACTATCTCCTTCTTCATCAGAGGTTTTTTCATCTGTTGATCAAGGAAATCAAAAACCTTCAGCTGGAGAATTAGGTGGTGGTGATCAAACCCTTGCTACACTTAACTCATCTATCTCTAATTCCTCATCTTCTGAAGCTGGAGgagtagaagaagaagattcaggaaagagaaagaaaaatattggaCAGGTTAAAGAAGAACCAGGACAAGAAAGCTCTAAAAATGG GAACAACAAGGTGGATAAGAAGAAAGGAGAGAAGAAGCAAAAAGAACCAAGGTTTGCTTTCATGACAAAGAGTGAAGTTGATCAGCTAGAAGATGGATACAGATGGAGAAAATATGGACAGAAAGCTGTTAAGAATAGTCCATACCCTAG GAGCTATTACAGGTGTACAACACAGAAATGTACAGTGAAAAAACGCGTAGAAAGATCATATGAAGACCCAACAACTGTGATAACAACATATGAAGGTCAGCATAATCATCCTGTCCCCACTTCCCTAAGAGGCAATGCGGCTGCAATGTTCACACCTTCTAATTTGCTATCTACACCTACACCTTTCTCATATGGGTCAAACTTCCCTCAAGATCTTCTTCTCCACATGCACCACCACAACACCTTCAATATCACCCAACCAACAACACATACTACTAATAACGTTGCTGGTTCCGTTTACTCacacaacaacattaacaactcatttcttcaacaatatcaacaacaacttccTCCTGATCAATATGGACTCCTTCAAGACATTGTCCCTTCCATGTTCCTCAACAGGACCAATCACAACTAA